From the Xiphophorus hellerii strain 12219 chromosome 20, Xiphophorus_hellerii-4.1, whole genome shotgun sequence genome, the window TGACTGCTTACGGTTAGTGTGAATCAGTGCATGTGGTTAGAtatgaaccttttttttctttaaataaccaCTGAGCACGGAGCAAAAATGAAGTCTCCCTCAAAACCAGGGTCTTGTTTTGCGCCTACCATTCAAAACCCTTGCACCAAAACCTCACCCTCCATCCccagaggaaagaaaacactGGATCGGGTGGCTTGCTGGCTGTGTTTTCCAGGTTTGCCCCCTCTTACTTTTTGTTCTTGAGCTGATTGGCCAGCCAGTCAAGGCCCTCATAGAGGCCGTCGCCACTGGTAGCGCATGTGGCCTGGATGTACCAGTTGCGGTGACGGAGGGAGTGTAAGCCCAGCTTGTCTGTGATCTCCGCGGCGTTCATGGCGTTTGGTAAATCCTGTCAATACAAGGGGGGAAGGTTAGCATGtaacaatcttttaaaaatctaaatttaatgaaaaagaaTTTTATCTGATGTATCGCAATTGTTGACACACACCCTGGTAATCAGCTTTACAACCCTTAATTTCCAATATGGCATCAATAAACCTTGTCTGGCAACATTTCACAAGGTTAGAGCAAACAGAGAATTATAGCGGAGACCGCTCTAGAAGCAAAAAAATGGACTGTAgtgcatggcattctgggtaaatacaaccaaaacaaacatgcaagtCTATTGCTAGCGAGAGAAATAGCTTGTGtccttttgccaaagacaaaagagaaatcctacagtcgctaaaatctgatgccacatccttattgtttacatttcttgaaGAAGGAAGCTGCGctcatgtcgtttccttcagtgattcttggtgcagcgccaccacaggtgaggaggggaacaggtttttcaattggtttggttcgtttgacacagtgcagtgtgaaagtgaatcACATCAgctcaaaatgtaacaaatgttgcaaattcGGTCCCCAATCAAAACGAGCCTAACAGATTATCAGGTGTAAAAATACCCTAAATGTCCTGGTATTTCAAATGTTATGCACTCTAACAaaatttttattctctttggAAGAGTCACAGCCCATTTCATCACAGATCCTCTTCTGTGCTTATCAGCAGGGATTatgtgctaaataaaaaaaacatttatccttTTTTCACACCAAAGCCACGTGGAGTGTTAGTtttagtctcatctgaccaaagaaCATGTTTTCTAGTCAAAGTTCAAGTAGCGCTGACAACTGTGGTCAGAAAAGGCTTTTTTCTGGCAAGCCTCAAAACAAGAGGTTGGCATGTTGATAGGCCTattggttgctatggagacttgGTGAGTGtgcaaaaccatttttttatttgctttctaaAGAAACATCAACCCTTATCAGCTTTGTCAAGAAGAAAGCAGGACTGAATGTTACAGCTTTCTATTTCCTGAGGATAAGTCCCACACATCGCTCCCTGCAGAGCTTCTAATTATGGCATGTAATTATGATTTCATGCATCTGAAGCTGTGAAATGTGTATAATTATTCCTTCTATATGACTGGCAGAactgttctgtttatttttaaacatgcatCTTGCATTTTAATATCCTGTTGCATCTCCAACATTTTTGCTTGTTCATGGAGGTGGGAACAGTGTCCTGAACGCTCTTTTACTCTATAATAGTCTAAACCAACTGCGACTTGTGAAAATAAACACTTGGAGCACCATGAAACAGACGATAATCTTATATACTTTGCAGCGGTTTGAAAACTAAAGGCTTCTTGCCTGCTTATTTGCAAACACAAGGAGAACTGCATCTCTCAGCTCATCCTCAGCCAGCATCCTCATCAGCTCCTCTCGAGCTTCGTTCACACGTTCTCTGTCGTTACTGTCCACCACAAAGATCAGACCTGAAACAGTAAGAATAAATCAGACTGAACTCACCGTTTTCTGAAAACAAGCAGACATTTGCTGAGGCTGGCTGATTAGCTCTGCTCACCCTGAGTGTTTTGGAAGTAGTGCCTCCAGAGGGGCCGGATCTTATCCTGTCCGCCCACGTCCCACACAGTGAAGCTGATGTTCTTGTACTCCACTGTCTCCACATTGAATCCTGAGGAAAGGGGAGATGTCATGTTTCATGCAAACACAGTGAACAACTGTGATGGTGCAATTAATGTGATTATCTCAGCTCACCGATTGTAGGGATGGTGGTGACTATTTCCCCCAGTTTCAGTTTGTAAAGGATTGTCGTTTTCCCAGCAGCGTCCAGCCCCACCATCAAGATCCTCATCTCCTTCTTTCCTATGAGGCTCTTCAGCAAATTCCCAAAAATATTCCCCATGACTTCAGAGCAGGTTCTGGTGCTTCAGTCAAGGTGCTGGAGGCAATTTGTTGTCGTCCTGCAGGGACCGACAATTAAGGAGgactgaaaagaaacaaaacaaaagacttcTAGTGAACAAAATCTctgaaaccatttttttccaaaatgtttgatACCAATGAGGGTGTACCTCAGGGGTCTATAATAGATAATCTGTGATTTAGTTAGTATATTAATGACTTTCTTGAACATTTTCGACTGATCAAAAGAAGCTACAAAAGAATTGTCAACTATAAAGATCAATAGCAATGTTGGTGTACCATAGGTTTCTACGTTGGCTCCTCTaaatcatttttacacattaaGTTAAGGACTTTCCTTAACTTTTTGTCACTTGTTGTAGATGTCACTGTATGTATTTTTGAGTCACTGTAtgcatattttcagaaaaaaacaggaatctTGGTGTACCTCAGGGTTGTAAACTCAGTCCTCTTGTTTTCTATATTAACAACTTTCCTAAAGTAGGTTCACCTCATGTTACTTATCAGATGTATTCAGATGACACTGTTGTTGTCTGAATACATCATttaaacacactcacacacacatatgtatacatatatatgctGACTATAAAACTAGTCAGCAAATGATCTCTGACTGGTTGCTGAATGTTTGTTTCTCAATGTTGATAGAAAAAATTGTGCAAGTTATTTTGCTGTGTCAAGGAATAAACTGTAGTGCTGCATTTATTGCttacttttaaaacatgtaaaaaaaaaaaagttgtgaacagaattgagtttatttttacgGAGCATAAAGAGAAGTTTTAGTTCTGCAAAAGCATAAGTATAATTCTGTCACATACTGTATGATGGgttaaacacaaacaggaagggTTTGAAAATGTTGGCTATGAAAGTCAAAGCCATACCtttactgcatgttttaaaCTATACATTCATTTACATCTTAATAAAAAGGGATTAAATATGCAGATATCATAAAAAGATTTGTAGGACAATCGGGTGAGGATAAGTGCCTTTGGCAGTCAGATTCTCTTATAGGACAGCTCATACTTGGAGCAACTCatgttatttaatatattaatcttgttttctttagttAACCTCCTAGTTTCTGCAAATGGAGATTACACTCACACACATTTGCAAGTCCAACTCTGCCGATTATTGATTAATgtctcttttaaataaataaataaagcaaacagtAAAGTAAACTACGACCCTGCACTGAACAGGTGCAGCGCGCTGTTGCACAGCGACAGTCGGTATCAGAAGGTGACAGAGATGCATGTCCGCGCCATGACTCCAGGCAGCAGCACAATCTGTTCAGACTCCTTTCACAGCCTTTCCTTCTCCTTCACATGTAAGCTTGCAATCACGCCAACCCCTCAGAGCACATGCAGCATGTCCTACATTACCATGCCTAATTAGAAGGCATTTAAAACATGAGCCAGGCACCATGTCACCAGATACTGCCGTAGCTAAAGGCCTTAAGGCATAATAAAACCAGACTTGTGTATTCTGAGTCTTATAAAAAGCTAAACTtgagaggaaaaaatatatgttttgccACCAGAATCTGGTGGCAAAAGGTCATTTTCAGCTGCATTAcaggatgaaaaaaagaaactcaccAAGTTAACTTACTTTCCATGACAATACAAAACACTGTGCAATGGAGACTATCATGAGAATTAAAGCTGAAATACTGCAGGTTTTCTGCCCAGGTCACATTTTCAGATACTCTGCACCTTTAAGCCTATTCAAGGTTTCCAATAGAAAACTTGGTAAGCCCGGTGGCTGGGtcctagggcagtcattcatccagcggcccaacgtgttaaaaaattaaaaaacgtTTAAAGTTGACatggaaattttaaaacatcacttgataattacgtgttattgaaatattggaagattaacacctgaacaccaactataaagccttaaaaatgcaaacatttaaaaaagacttaactaaataagcaatgcttagcctggtgggggcacaagaaaaacctggtggcccaccaggcttatagtAGACTAGGGGAAACCCTGCTATTGGAAAGCAACAAAAGTTCATAATTAATTTATgccagattttatttgaatgcaTAGATGAATTGACCAATGCTTGAATGGATTCCTGAATGGATGGGTGTTTTAgacaatgaaatgaaaaaagtacctatttttccacactattttttttctcatagttATGCATACTTAGAAGATATTGCATTCAATAATATTGAATtggattaaaaaatacataatgagCAGCAGAAGTAACTTTTATCTAAAGGATTTAACATAAATTGAAAGTTGTAAGGAGAAATTTCAAGGGGATTGTTCTTTCTGAACTAAATTCATTGATGACGtacataataataattgaatCTGTGTGGAAATGGGCACAGTTGCTTACAATTTGATCAAATAGATGCTGCTAGAAACAgatactactgctgctgctcagtttgctgagataataaaaatataaacaggaAATATTCTGCAGCCCTGTCCATGGTGCTAAAGAGGAGACAGAGCACCTGATCATTGCCTGACTCCAGCTCCCCTCTCAGCTATCTGGGGCTTTTATCCCTGCATGGAGGGAGGTAAGTAAGGGCAGCAGGGCCTGACAATGCCCCCCAGCTCCGGTGTGTCAGGTTAGCCCGGGATGCTACGTTAGGTTACAGCCGTCCTGTCTGCCCCGTTAGCAGCCTCAGATCCATTACATTTCACCACACATGGCTCCCAAACGCTGCGAGCTAAATTATACTAAATTATATCAATTTATCAACTTTTTTTATAGAAACATTTGGATGCGGCGGTTGCTAGCGTTTGGACCGTTTTGATCCACCCCATTCATCCGTTTATCCATCCCTCCCTCCGCTCATCACCTCAGAGGGCATCCCGCTACAGCGAGCCGCCCGCTGCTGCCTGAGACCGGGCGGCACCGAGGCAGCGCGGCCGCTGCCGGAGCGACACATTCCCCCGTATAATTCAGTTACCTGTCGGAACCTACGTGATACGTGGTGCGGTCGGTGTCCTCGCTTACCTTAGCCTTGCAGTCCACTACTGAAAGGTCTCACGAGATCTCCCGGAGGACAACTCGCCAACACACGAAACCTCGCGATATTTAAACTAAAGCGGCGCAAgcgggattttttttttccctgggATGAACTACAAATTGTGTTTATATGAGTTTTTTAGAAACATCGAACGGTTTTAGCATTATAATTGTGTaagtttgcttctttttttgtgatagTAACTATTTACttggttacatttacttggataacattttgaaaaaagaaaaagaatttaaCTATAACACACcttgtattttacttttactggagTAATTGTTCTAAAGGTACTCCTGGGGTTATTGCAATAACCAGGAGATATTATAATTCATTGGATACTTTGTGATACAAAAAGTTTAATCTGAAGGTTCAAACAGTATGTCCTGAATGCaaactttcactttttccaatcttgttgtttttttttttttagcacactGCCAAACACAGTGATACAAAACAGCGTATACATTTAATTTACTATTTCAATGCCTCAATCAGGGAAAGCGCATGTGTATTAACCAGCTTTTTCAGGTATGTAAATTTCAGGCATTTTTTAGGTTTATTGTCAGCAAATATAGATATTCTACCTTCTCAGtgatattcagattttttaaaaaccttctgGAAGGTGTAAAGGGCCTGTCTTTGTGGGTTATGGGTCTTTATGCTGTAATTGACTGCAACATGTTGATCCCAGGCATGCAAAAAACACTCCATGAAAGCTCTGGGTGTGAGATGCAGACTCATTTAATTGTGAAGTTAAGTGAAAAAATTTAGAAGACCGGTTAATTTGTTTCAAATCTGCAGAATTAATATTACACAAGAATTACTCTGTTCTTAAAGC encodes:
- the LOC116710999 gene encoding ADP-ribosylation factor 3 — encoded protein: MGNIFGNLLKSLIGKKEMRILMVGLDAAGKTTILYKLKLGEIVTTIPTIGFNVETVEYKNISFTVWDVGGQDKIRPLWRHYFQNTQGLIFVVDSNDRERVNEAREELMRMLAEDELRDAVLLVFANKQDLPNAMNAAEITDKLGLHSLRHRNWYIQATCATSGDGLYEGLDWLANQLKNKK